The sequence below is a genomic window from Desulfopila inferna.
ATGGTCTTCTGCAAATTTTGCCAACGCTTTTGCAGGTCCGACAGGATCATCATACGCCATTACTACGGCTGTAGTTCCCGTGAAATCATCACTGAGAACGTTACTCTCTGTCTCTGTAACCGCTCTTCTCAGGAGAGTGTTTTTGGCGACGCGAATCTCTGAGTCTACTTTTTTCAGCTCTATCCGAATTTTCTGCAACTGAGTGACAGTGAGGCCGCGATAGTCCGCTACCACAGAAAATTTAGATTTACTGAAGGATTCATTCAGTTCAGAGATAATTGCCGCTTTCTCTTCACGATTCAAAGCACTCCTCCTACTTTAAGTTTATGTCGTTAGATACAGCAGTTACAGCAAGATTGTTGGTTTACATATTTTCAGAGGCTGCAAACCGTCTCGGCAGGTGGTAAAGAACCGATTAAACTCTTCAGTGCCTGCTGTCTTCGACTATACACTACACCATCAATCATGGTGCAGAACCTCAAATACACATTTATTTCAGCAATGCCCTTACATCGACCGGCTCGACCTTGAAGCCGGGGCTCATGGTCGTAGATACGGCAATACTTCGTAAATAAATTCCTTTACTGGAGCTGGGTTTAAGCTGAATCAACTTGCCGATAAAGGCGAGTATATTTTCAAGAATCTTTTCTTTGCCAAAGGACACTTTCCCCACTCCTGCATGGACTATGCCTGCCTTGTCCACGCGAAAATCAACTTTTCCGGATTTAATTTCTGCAACCACATTGGCAATATCGAAAGTTACGGTCCCAAGCTTGGCATTGGGCATCAGGTTACGTGGTCCAAGTATCCGTCCGATTTTTCCTACTGTTCCCATCATATCGGGGGTGGCTACCGTTTTATCGAACTCCAGCCAGCCTCCCTGAATTTTTTCAACAAGATCATCAGAACCGACATAGTCAGCGCCGGCTTCTTTTGCCTCTGTCTCTTTTTCACCTTTGGCGAAAACAAGAACCCGAGTCTCTTTGCCGGTGCCATGTGGCAAGACGACAGAGGAGCGAATCATCTGATCAGCATGACGGGGGTCAACACCAAGCTTGACGGCAATATCAAAGGTCTCATCAAATTTGGCATATGATGCTTTGAGAGCGTATTCAATGCCCTCATTCAAAGTATATAGTTTTGTTTTATCAACTGTTTCAAGTATCTTTCTATAATTTTTTCCGCGCTTCGGCATATCAGCCTCCTACTATAGAAAAGGATCAGGTCCTTTCGAGTAGTAAATAATTTTAAAATTTAGTCAATCACGGTAATTCCGGCGCTTCTTGCAGTGCCCTCGATGATCTTCATTGCACTCGCGACATCATAAGCGTTCAGGTCAGGCATCTTTATCTCGGCAATCTCGCGGATTTTATCCCGCTTAATCTCCGCGACACGTTCCAGCTTAGGATTTCCGGAACCTTTTTTAAGGTTTACAGCCTTCAGCAAAAGCACGGACGCCGGCGGCGTCTTGGTTATGTAACTGAAAGATCTATCCTGATACACGGTGATAACGACTGGCACAATGGTGTCACCCATTGATTGGGTTTTTGCATTAAATGCCTTGCAAAATTCCATGATATTCACACCGTGCTGGCCGAGAGCCGGGCCAACGGGAGGCGACGGGTTGGCTTTGCCCGCAGGAATCTGCAATTTAATGTATGCCATTACTTTTTTGGCCATTGTTCACTCCAACTATCAACTTGTTAAAAACAAAAATGTTCTGATAGGCAGACTTCCCCAACAGATACATTCACAACCTATGCTATTTCGTCACATGACGAATTTAGGTATTTGAAACCTGCACAAATTCCAGCTCCACCGGGGTCTCTCTGCCAAAGATTGAAACCATAACCCTGACTCGGCCCTTTTCCGGAAAAACCTCGTCGACTACACCCTGGAAATTAGCAAAAGGACCATCGATGACTCGAACAACTTCGCCTATATCAAAAATGACCTTAGGCCGTGGTCGCTCGGATCCATCACGTATGCGCCCGATTATTTTTCCAGCATCTTCATCAGAAAGAGGGATAGGATCTTTGTCGCCACCTACAAATCCGACAACACGGGGCATATTCTCATGAATGGTATGCCAGGTAGTATCGTTTAAATCCATACTAACAAGCATATAGCCGGGAAAGAACCGGCGTGAAGATGTTTTTCTGGCGCCTTTTATCATTTCAACGACTTGCTCGGTCGGAACTAAAATCTCACCAAAATATTCCTCCAGTCCGTCTTTTCTGATCCTTTCCTCGAGAGTAGCCTTTACCCTTTCTTCAAAGCCAGAGTGAACCTGAAGTATGTACCATTGTCTTGCCATCGTAATGTCTACCCAGCCTGAGTTTTATTTATGCAACAAGGAGGTTGCTTACCAATACTAATCCTGCCTTTCTCTCTCGTTAACTGCGGAGGAGATAAGAGACAAGTTTACCAAGAAGCAGATCAACGGACCCCAGATAGATGGCAACCACCACAGTAAGCACGATAACAATCCCTGTCAGCCCCATTGTGACTTTCTTGTCAGGCCAAACGATCTTGGTGAATTCTACCTGAACCTCTTTGATGAACTTTTTGATTTGAGCTGGTGAGTATGGAGACTTTTTCTCTGTTTTTTCAACAGCATTCTTTTTCGATTTTTCTTTTTGTGCCATACTCGTTGCCATTCCTTGTAGTTAGCAGTTTCTTGAAATTCATTCCGAAAAAGCGAAACTACTCTGATGTAAGTCAACAGTGGCAGGCCAGGAGGGACTCGAACCCCCAACATCCGGATTTGGAGTCCGGCACTCTACCAATTAGAGTTACTGGCCTGCAAGTTCCTATTTTGTCTCTTTATGCGGGGTATGAACCCTGCAAAACGGACAATACTTGCTGAACTCCAGCTTATTAGGAGTGTTTCTCTTGTTTTTTGTGGTTGTGTAATTACGACGTTTACATGTGCCACATGCAAGAGTAATAATGTCTCTCATTACGATCCCATCCCTATAAAAAAAGAACCCGGCTCCATTGTTTGTGACAAGGGAGCTGGGTATTGTAATACCTGCCGACTACCTTTACTCTACGATTTCACTGATAACGCCGGCACCTACGGTACGCCCACCCTCACGGATGGCGAAACGAAGACCTGCATCCATGGCGATGGGAGTAATCAATTCCGCAGTCACCGAGACATTGTCACCAGGCATTACCATTTCCACTCCGTCGGGAAGGGTGACTATTCCGGTAACATCTGTAGTCCTGAAATAAAACTGCGGACGATAGCCATTGAAAAACGGGGTGTGACGACCGCCCTCCTCTTTACCGAGGATGTAGCACTCCGCTTTAAACTTGGTGTGCGGGGTAATGGAACCCGGCTTGGCCAATACCTGACCGCGCTCGATCTCATCACGCTTGACACCGCGAAGCAGTGCGCCGATATTATCTCCGGCCTGGCCTTCATCAAGAAGTTTTCTGAACATCTCAACGCCGGTACATACGGTTTTCTGGGTCTTGCGAACACCAACAATCTCTACCTCTTCACCAACCTTGATCACACCGCGTTCAATACGACCGGTGGCAACCGTACCACGACCGGAAATAGAGAAAACGTCTTCAACAGGCATCAGGAAAGGCTTGGCGATATCACGCTCAGGCTCGGGGATATAATTATCAACAGCGTCCATGAGATCCCAGATACATTTCGCAGCGGCTTCATCGTCAGGATTCTCCAGCGCCTTCAGCGCTGAGCCCTGAATGATGGGAATGTCGTCGCCCGGGAATTCATAGGCATCGAGCAGTTCGCGCAGTTCCATTTCGACAAGCTCGATGAGTTCTTCATCGTCAACCATGTCACACTTGTTAAGAAAGACAACGATTGCAGGAACACCTACCTGACGGGCAAGAAGGATATGCTCCCGGGTCTGCGGCATGGCACCGTCGGTTGCGGCAACCACCAGAATCGCGCCGTCCATCTGTGCCGCACCGGTGATCATGTTTTTGATATAGTCGGCATGGCCGGGACAGTCGACGTGAGCATAATGACGCTTCGCTGTTTCGTACTCGACGTGCGCTGTGGCGATGGTGATCCCACGTTCTTTCTCTTCCGGTGCCTTATCGATCTCGCTGAAATCGGTGAATTCAGCCTGACCTTTTAAAGACAACACCCGAGTGATAGCTGCCGTCAAAGTAGTTTTTCCATGATCGATATGACCGACGGTTCCTACATTAACATGCGGTTTGGTCCTTTCAAATTTTTGCTTTGACATTTTCTTGTCTCCTCAGGCCATTAATAATTGATTCAGGTTGTGTATCCGCCTGTGGAGCCCACGACCGGATTTGAACCGGTGACCTCATCCTTACCAAGGATGCGCTCTACCAACTGAGCTACGTGGGCGCCATTGTTCATGCGAAAAAAAAATGGAGCGGGAAACGAGACTCGAACTCGCAACCCTCAGCTTGGAAGGCTGATGCTCTACCAATTGAGCTATTCCCGCTTTAAAATATTTTCCAAATGAAGAAGAGAGATGGTGGAGGGGGGAGGATTCGAACCTCCGAAGGCTTGGCCGACAGATTTACAGTCTGTTCCCTTTGACCGCTCGGGAACCCCTCCATACAGAACATCGAAAATTTGATGTTGCTTTTTAATCTCTCAAAAACACTTTGTAAAGCTTTTTTTTCTGGAGCTGGCGATGGGACTTGAACCCGCAACCTGCTGATTACAAATCAGCTGCTCTGCCAATTGAGCTACGCCAGCTTACAAAACTATAGAATATACTTATTCCGACACAGGAAAGCAATCATTTTTTTAAGTGTTTTGTAAAAATCCATTAACCACAGGATTGGCTGTTCTCTCCTTCAGGCATTGATGCACCACACCAAAAGATTTTACGGATTTCCGTCTGCCAACACAAATAAGTACACTAAAGCAAAAAAAAAGGACCGGAAGTAAATCCGATCCTCTTTTTAATATTCTGCGATGAAAATAGCGAAGGTGCTAACCAATTGCGGTCTTGGCGAAAGCACTTTCTCGATATTTCTCGAAGGCCATAGCAAACGTCCTATATACTATATGAGCAAATTTGGTGTACGGCATATAGAGAAAAAGCATCATGACGGTTACAAGATGAAGGAAATAGATAATATGGCCGAAGGTCGCAAGTCCGGCCCAACGGAAAACCTCGGCAAGCAGGCCGGTAACACCGACTGCCATGATTTCCCAGATAAGAAACCAGTCATAGAAATTTCCTTGAATACCGGCATTCTTCTCTTTTTCGGACCGGGATGTCCAGAGGATATACATGCCGTAGATAAGTGCAATAGCGGAAACATTACCTAACAACTTAACAGGATTCCAGAATGTCATCGGCCCGTGAAACTGGGGCCAGAACAGTCCAAGAATATCATTGGCGAACAATGACCAGAGAGTAACGACAAAAAGACCAATAAAGGCGAAAACCAGCGGCTTATGCCCTTTTTTCCTATCGGTATTGACAGTACATTCATCAAAGCGGTTATGGTTGAGAATCTCCTTGATTGAAGGCCAGAGAAATTGTTGAACAAACTGAACGGTGGAAGGTTTATAATCAGGATTGAGATCATGTTTTGACGCCATTCCCTTCCACAGATTGCGAATTCCCATGTACGCCGAAAAAATGGCGAGCCCCGCAGCCGGCACGGAGAACAGAACTATAAAAAAGATATTTTTGGCATACCAGTGAAAATCCCAGTGACCAAACATACGCTGATATCCATAGCCCGCCTCAAAATTGGCATTCCAGTTATCCATAAGACCACCGGATATGAACCATAAAACGAGAATAATGACGGAGGGAATACCGATCAGCAACGGCAGTCCTTTAGCATTGGAAGCCAGGTTTGCCAGACCTCTCGGCCACGCATAAAAATTGTAGGCATATGCCCGGATAGCTCCCAAAACCTCAGCTGGTTTGGCACCGCGAGGGCATTTCTCTGTACAGTCTCCGCATTGATGGCAGAGAAACACATCGGTATCAGTGAGCAGGGCATCCTTCATTCCCCACTGGGACCAAATCATTTCTTTGCGCGGAAAAGGTTTCTGGTCACCTGAAAGAGGACAAACCACAGAGCACGTAGCGCACTGATAGCACTTCTTCAGTGTATCGCCGCCAACGCCCTTGAGGTATTTAATAAATTCTACATCTGGTTGAACATTCATTTTTTCCCCTCTGTTATATTATCAAGAATAAATCATCGTTCACAGTGACCATCGCTGGTCCATAGCTGCAGCGACGGGGAGCGCCGCTGCAGCGGATGATAAAAAAACAGATTCTAGAAGCCCTTGAAGGGGTTTGGACCCATTTCAACAATTTCTTCTACAAAATCTTCCAGCAGTTGAGGTATCTTGTCATAATCCGTGATAGCCACCTGCTCTGCCACAACACGTTCTGCTTCGAGACCAAGGGTTGAAAGTGTGTCACCAATATTTTCCATTCGTTTATTGGCAATCTCCGAACCCTTGACGAAGTGACACTGGTAATCGTCACCATAACTGCAGCCGAGCAGCATCGCCCCATCGAGACCGGCCGACATTGCATCCCTGATCCAGGCCATATTTACCGAACCAAGACAGCGTACCGGTATAAAACGAATCATATGATTAAGCTTATGCCGCTTCATTCCGGCCATATCGAGGGCTGGATAGGCATCGTTCTCACAAACAAGAACCAAAATACGCAGTCTGTCATCATCATCTTCAGGAACTTCAATGGACTTGATCATGGAACCAATCAAATCTATGTTGTAATCCTTAAAGCCGATAATACGCTCAGGACATGCTCCCATACAGGTGCCGCAGCGTCTACACCGGGTAGTATTCGGCAGCGGCGTTCCTTTTTCGTCATCATCAAGAGCTCCGAAAGGACATTCCTCGGTGCACCTTTTACACTGCGTACAGCGCTGCATAAAAAATTCAGGATAGGTAGCATCACCGGAACGCGGATGAACAGCGACACCACGATCGGTTGATTCAAGACATTGAATGGCCTTCAGGGCTGCACCAGTCGCATCATCAATGGTCTCATCCATGGTTGCCGCCTTTCTCACACCGCCACAGGTATAAACACCTGTTCGCCGTGTCTCGTAAGGAAAGCAGATAAAGTGGGAATCAGCATATCCGTCAAAAAGTCCGAGATCGGGAAACATGGGACCCTGGCGATAGGCAAGATTGATGGAATGCTCATGCAGCGTTGCCGGTTCCATACCTGCGGCAAGCACTACCATGTCAACCTCAAGGTTCAGATTCTCACCAAGAAGAGTGTTCTCAACGTTCACGGCCAATTTTCCACCGGCTTCCTCCACCTTCATGACATTGCCTTTGGTCATGAAGATCCCATCGTTCATTTGCGCATTCTTATAAAAAAGCTCCATATGACCAGGAGTACGCATATGCTGATAGAGTATATAAGCTCTGCCGTCGGCATTATCCTGGCATACATACTGCGCCTGCTTCAGAGCAACCATTGAGGTTACAGAGTTACAGTAGGGAAAATCCTCGTCATTATCAGCTCCGCCCGGGCTCATGACAAAGGCCACATTTGCCGGGACCTTTCCTTCTTTAGCCAGTTTTTCAAACTCGGCATTGGTGACGACGTTTTTAACACTCCCATAGCCCAGATGGTCGTACTGCGACACATCGGCAGGTCTCCAGCCGGTGGCCAATACTACGGCGCCAAAGATCTCAGCATTAGGGTCGACAGCCACATATTTCTGCCAGCCTTCGTTGGGATCTTCCATTTCGCCTTTTTCTATCTTTTCCTGCTCATCGACTGTAACTTTTGCGGGCGCGTCCCACTCGTTGCGCTCCCCGCTTTTCTTCAGGGAAACACGAAAATTACCAGGTTGACCAGCAACACGGGCAACTTGAGTCTCGGTTTTTACGGTGATTTTTTCATTGGCATTAACCTCGGCAACCAATGATTCAACCGGATTCTCTTCAAGCTCGATCCACGGAGCCTTGCTGGGAAAGGATTGCCTCCAGCCAAGAGCTTTACCTCCTAAAACCGCCTCTTTTTCAATAATGGTCACCTCGTTGCCGGCTTTTGCCGCCTCCAGTGCAGAGGTAAGGCCGGCAATACCGCCGCCCATGACCAATATTTTCTTATTGGTACCCTCTTCGAGAACAAAGGGCTCGGGCAGTGCGGTCTTCTTGGCACGGGTACATGCCATTCGGACATAGTCCTGGGCTGTTTCATTGAGAAATTCAGCAGCTTCAGCGTGGGGCTCTTCGCCTTCGGCGGGTTTGCCTTCGGCCCAGACCACCTGCTCGCGCAGATTCGCACGCGTGGTGATTGTACCATCACCAAAATCGAACTCTTTCTGCATTACACGCGGAGAACATGCGGCGATCACAAAGGTGTTGACTCCGTCGTTTTTCATGTCCTTTTCCATAAGAGCCCGTCCCTCGGCACCGCAGAGACAATCACTTGTTTTACATTCCATGGACATTTCACTGGTGACAACTTCGGCGAGAGCTTCCATGTCAAGTGCATCGCCGATGCCACAACCTGAGCACAAGTATGCGCAATATTTTTTATCCATTGTCATTACCTCCTGGATACCTGAATTGCCTTTAAGGCAGCTGCAGTGGATGATTGGGTCGTGGTTACAACATCAGCGGCTTTTCTGGCACACCCTGCCGATATCATACCTTTTTCAAAATCAGAAATGATAAAACCGCTGCTATCCATATCCAGATCAACAGGAGCACCATCTATTGCCACTGAAGGCTGCATTCCGGTGGCAAGAACTGCCATATCCACCTTCTGATGCATTTTTTCGGCAGTCACGGCATTTTCCGCAACAACCGTAACCCCACCATCAGCCTCAGGTACTATTTCCGCAACTTTACCTTTGATAAATACCGCATTTTCATCACTCATCAACTTAGCACGGAATTTTTCATATTTCCCCGGAGTACGGAGATCAATGTAAAACACATAAATCTTGGCATCGGGATATCTTTCACGAACGTAGGTCATCTGCTTCATGGTCGCCATGCAACAGATATGGGAACAGTATTCGAGATGATTTTCATCACGGGAGCCAGCACACTGAACAAAGGCTATCGATTCTATTTCCTTGTTGTCTCCAGGACGAAGGATAGCACCGCCGGTAGGTCCGCTGGGAGATGCCATTCGTTCAATTTCCATATTAGTGACAATGGCGTTGGAATGACCATATTTCAGGTTATCCATTTTAGTAGGCTCATAGGGGACCCAGCCAGTAGCCCAGACAATCGAGCCTACATTGACCGTTACGGTCTGTGGCTTCATGTCGAGATCGACAGCATTATATTTGCACGCTGCCTTGACGGCTTCCGCACCTTCAGCGGAAAGGGCTTCCTTATTGATAACGTAACGCCGGGGAAATGCCATTTCGTGCGGCAGATAGGCAGCGGTAATTTTGTCCATGCCGAGGTTGAATTCATTATCAATGTAATCGACACTTGCGGCAGCACAATCACCGCACGCGGTACAGTTACTGTTTACATAGCGTGGAGCTATCTCAAGAGTAACTTCATAATTACCTGGACTTCCGCTGACTGACTTAACTGTCGTCATGGAATATGTCCTGATCC
It includes:
- the rplJ gene encoding 50S ribosomal protein L10 is translated as MNREEKAAIISELNESFSKSKFSVVADYRGLTVTQLQKIRIELKKVDSEIRVAKNTLLRRAVTETESNVLSDDFTGTTAVVMAYDDPVGPAKALAKFAEDHDKFVIRSAVLEGKKLGPEEFVALSKLPTKDVLLSQLLSVLNGVPTGLVQVLSGVPRTFVYGLQALKEKKEQVEH
- the rplA gene encoding 50S ribosomal protein L1 produces the protein MPKRGKNYRKILETVDKTKLYTLNEGIEYALKASYAKFDETFDIAVKLGVDPRHADQMIRSSVVLPHGTGKETRVLVFAKGEKETEAKEAGADYVGSDDLVEKIQGGWLEFDKTVATPDMMGTVGKIGRILGPRNLMPNAKLGTVTFDIANVVAEIKSGKVDFRVDKAGIVHAGVGKVSFGKEKILENILAFIGKLIQLKPSSSKGIYLRSIAVSTTMSPGFKVEPVDVRALLK
- the rplK gene encoding 50S ribosomal protein L11 translates to MAKKVMAYIKLQIPAGKANPSPPVGPALGQHGVNIMEFCKAFNAKTQSMGDTIVPVVITVYQDRSFSYITKTPPASVLLLKAVNLKKGSGNPKLERVAEIKRDKIREIAEIKMPDLNAYDVASAMKIIEGTARSAGITVID
- the nusG gene encoding transcription termination/antitermination protein NusG, encoding MARQWYILQVHSGFEERVKATLEERIRKDGLEEYFGEILVPTEQVVEMIKGARKTSSRRFFPGYMLVSMDLNDTTWHTIHENMPRVVGFVGGDKDPIPLSDEDAGKIIGRIRDGSERPRPKVIFDIGEVVRVIDGPFANFQGVVDEVFPEKGRVRVMVSIFGRETPVELEFVQVSNT
- the secE gene encoding preprotein translocase subunit SecE; protein product: MAQKEKSKKNAVEKTEKKSPYSPAQIKKFIKEVQVEFTKIVWPDKKVTMGLTGIVIVLTVVVAIYLGSVDLLLGKLVSYLLRS
- the rpmG gene encoding 50S ribosomal protein L33, which translates into the protein MRDIITLACGTCKRRNYTTTKNKRNTPNKLEFSKYCPFCRVHTPHKETK
- the tuf gene encoding elongation factor Tu; translated protein: MSKQKFERTKPHVNVGTVGHIDHGKTTLTAAITRVLSLKGQAEFTDFSEIDKAPEEKERGITIATAHVEYETAKRHYAHVDCPGHADYIKNMITGAAQMDGAILVVAATDGAMPQTREHILLARQVGVPAIVVFLNKCDMVDDEELIELVEMELRELLDAYEFPGDDIPIIQGSALKALENPDDEAAAKCIWDLMDAVDNYIPEPERDIAKPFLMPVEDVFSISGRGTVATGRIERGVIKVGEEVEIVGVRKTQKTVCTGVEMFRKLLDEGQAGDNIGALLRGVKRDEIERGQVLAKPGSITPHTKFKAECYILGKEEGGRHTPFFNGYRPQFYFRTTDVTGIVTLPDGVEMVMPGDNVSVTAELITPIAMDAGLRFAIREGGRTVGAGVISEIVE
- the qmoC gene encoding quinone-interacting membrane-bound oxidoreductase complex subunit QmoC, with translation MNVQPDVEFIKYLKGVGGDTLKKCYQCATCSVVCPLSGDQKPFPRKEMIWSQWGMKDALLTDTDVFLCHQCGDCTEKCPRGAKPAEVLGAIRAYAYNFYAWPRGLANLASNAKGLPLLIGIPSVIILVLWFISGGLMDNWNANFEAGYGYQRMFGHWDFHWYAKNIFFIVLFSVPAAGLAIFSAYMGIRNLWKGMASKHDLNPDYKPSTVQFVQQFLWPSIKEILNHNRFDECTVNTDRKKGHKPLVFAFIGLFVVTLWSLFANDILGLFWPQFHGPMTFWNPVKLLGNVSAIALIYGMYILWTSRSEKEKNAGIQGNFYDWFLIWEIMAVGVTGLLAEVFRWAGLATFGHIIYFLHLVTVMMLFLYMPYTKFAHIVYRTFAMAFEKYRESAFAKTAIG
- a CDS encoding FAD-dependent oxidoreductase, whose amino-acid sequence is MDKKYCAYLCSGCGIGDALDMEALAEVVTSEMSMECKTSDCLCGAEGRALMEKDMKNDGVNTFVIAACSPRVMQKEFDFGDGTITTRANLREQVVWAEGKPAEGEEPHAEAAEFLNETAQDYVRMACTRAKKTALPEPFVLEEGTNKKILVMGGGIAGLTSALEAAKAGNEVTIIEKEAVLGGKALGWRQSFPSKAPWIELEENPVESLVAEVNANEKITVKTETQVARVAGQPGNFRVSLKKSGERNEWDAPAKVTVDEQEKIEKGEMEDPNEGWQKYVAVDPNAEIFGAVVLATGWRPADVSQYDHLGYGSVKNVVTNAEFEKLAKEGKVPANVAFVMSPGGADNDEDFPYCNSVTSMVALKQAQYVCQDNADGRAYILYQHMRTPGHMELFYKNAQMNDGIFMTKGNVMKVEEAGGKLAVNVENTLLGENLNLEVDMVVLAAGMEPATLHEHSINLAYRQGPMFPDLGLFDGYADSHFICFPYETRRTGVYTCGGVRKAATMDETIDDATGAALKAIQCLESTDRGVAVHPRSGDATYPEFFMQRCTQCKRCTEECPFGALDDDEKGTPLPNTTRCRRCGTCMGACPERIIGFKDYNIDLIGSMIKSIEVPEDDDDRLRILVLVCENDAYPALDMAGMKRHKLNHMIRFIPVRCLGSVNMAWIRDAMSAGLDGAMLLGCSYGDDYQCHFVKGSEIANKRMENIGDTLSTLGLEAERVVAEQVAITDYDKIPQLLEDFVEEIVEMGPNPFKGF
- a CDS encoding CoB--CoM heterodisulfide reductase iron-sulfur subunit A family protein; this encodes MTDEQGTSGAILVVGGGISGLTAALEAAEVGNDVFLIEKNAYFGGRVAQLNQYFPKLCPPSCGLEINFRRVKDNRRIRTYSMTTVKSVSGSPGNYEVTLEIAPRYVNSNCTACGDCAAASVDYIDNEFNLGMDKITAAYLPHEMAFPRRYVINKEALSAEGAEAVKAACKYNAVDLDMKPQTVTVNVGSIVWATGWVPYEPTKMDNLKYGHSNAIVTNMEIERMASPSGPTGGAILRPGDNKEIESIAFVQCAGSRDENHLEYCSHICCMATMKQMTYVRERYPDAKIYVFYIDLRTPGKYEKFRAKLMSDENAVFIKGKVAEIVPEADGGVTVVAENAVTAEKMHQKVDMAVLATGMQPSVAIDGAPVDLDMDSSGFIISDFEKGMISAGCARKAADVVTTTQSSTAAALKAIQVSRR